In a single window of the Elaeis guineensis isolate ETL-2024a chromosome 6, EG11, whole genome shotgun sequence genome:
- the LOC105047115 gene encoding LOW QUALITY PROTEIN: uncharacterized protein (The sequence of the model RefSeq protein was modified relative to this genomic sequence to represent the inferred CDS: inserted 4 bases in 4 codons): protein MDRPDPFDSDAEGSDSSDSFDDRQLTAAEVEADPLPAVEGLGISGEARPGRVLQVCGWAINGTTRCDFAWTRCSEGGNFSYIEGENKATYLVTADDVDSYLAIEVIPVGHGEQKGEPVRIFANEHKKYHCNPDMQEQIETDFFNGHASFDVFLRVYLGRTWVKVKLVIEXEGFSIKNNGSPXISVEEKFSPSIAVWFQNFFHSAGFLIHFAERSKSLXMATESSLLRDXIVFTMRMFIVRAVQKQEPSSIKAVKKQKRTKRCLFF, encoded by the exons ATGGACCGGCCGGATCCGTTCGACAGCGACGCGGAGGGCTCGGATTCGTCGGATTCGTTCGACGACCGGCAGCTGACGGCGGCGGAGGTGGAAGCCGATCCTCTGCCGGCGGTGGAGGGGCTCGGCATCTCCGGCGAGGCACGCCCGGGGCGGGTCCTCCAAGTCTGTGGCTGGGCCATTAATGGAACAACTCGTTGTGATTTCGCG TGGACACGCTGCTCGGAAGGTGGAAATTTCAGCTACATAGAAG GTGAAAACAAAGCTACTTATCTGGTTACTGCGGATGATGTTGATTCATATCTAGCTATTGAAGTCATTCCTGTTGGGCATGGTGAACAGAAG GGTGAACCTGTTAGGATCTTCGCCAATGAACATAAAAAATATCAT TGTA ATCCTGATATGCAAGAGCAAATAGAGACAGATTTTTTTAATGGGCATGCGTCATTTGATGTTTTCTTACGGGTATATCT TGGAAGAACTTGGGTTAAGGTTAAGTTAGTGATTG AGGAGGGTTTTTCCATCAAGAATAATGGGTCAC GTATTTCTGTCGAGGAGAAATTTTCACCAAGCATAGCTGTAtggttccaaaattttttt CACTCTGCTGGATTTTTAATACATTTTGCTGAAAGGAGTAAATCTC TTATGGCTACGGAAAGTAGCTT GTTGCGCG GTATTGTGTTCACCATGAGAATGTTTATTGTGAGG GCAGTCCAGAAACAGGAACCGAGCTCCATAAAGGCAGTCAAGAAACAGAAAAGAACAAAGAGGTGCCTATTCTTTTAG